The following is a genomic window from Candidatus Methylomirabilota bacterium.
CCCATCAAGGCCGGCGTCACATTGTCGGGGTGACCTTCGAACGGGAGGGCTCTGGCGAGAAGCTCATCCGTCGAGAACTGAACGCCGGCCAGACGGGCGGCGGCGGCGATCCCGGCGAGACATGCCGCGGCGCTGCTGCCAAGACCACGCCCCAACGGGATCCGGTTAATCTGGCGTATTCGCAGTCCGGCAGGCTGGAAGCCCACGTCCCGGAACGTTGCCTGCGCCGCCCGAACCGTGAGGTTGCGCTCACCCGCCTGCTCCAGCTCGACCTTCCCCTCACCCTCGACCTGGAGCTGGAACCCCACAGCCTCGTCGATAAGCTCCACCTCGTTGTACAGGCTCAGCGCCATTCCGAGTGTGTCGAACCCCGGTCCAAGGTTGGCCGTTGAGGCCGGCACCCTCACTCTTACCAGTCTCATCGATCGCTCTCCTCTTATGACTTCCGCTTCCGGCATAGGCGGTCCCCACCATATACCGTAATTTGTCAATCCCCGCAAGGAGTAGTTGGCGGGCAAATCTCCTTGACTCTCGCAGCGTTTGACGCTATAAGACGAAAGGCCCTTCAGACGCAAGGAGCGAAGAATGCTACAAGGTCGGACCATCGGGTTTGTCGGGGCCGGCAATATGGCCGAGGCGATGATTCGCGGTCTGCTCGAAGCCAAGCTGGTGACCGCCGATCAGATCATCGCCTCGGACATCGTCGAGGCGAAGCGACAGCAGATCCAATTGCGCTACGGCATCCAGACTGTAACCGAGGGCCGCGATGTCGGGCTGAAGGCGTCGATCCTGGCTCTGGCTGTCAAACCCCAGGATATGGAGGCGGCATTACAAGGGATCGCCGCTTCTGTGGATCAGACCAAGACGATCATCTCGATTGCCGCCGGTATCACGATCGCCTTTATCGCCGAGCGCCTGCCCGCCAAGGCGCGGATCGTTCGCGTCATGCCTAACGCCCCGGCCCTGGTTCTGGCCGGCGCCGCCGGCATTGCGAAGGGTGAGCATGCGACGGCTGAAGATCTACAGATTGCGGAAGCGATCTTTTCCGCAGTTGGGAGGGTAGTTGTTGTTGAGGAGAAACACCTGGACGCCGTAACGGGGCTGAGCGGTAGCGGTCCCGCCTACGTATTCCTGTTTGTTGAAGCGCTGGCCGACGCCGGTGTCAAGGTAGGGCTTGCGCGGGATATCGCCGGACTGCTGGCCGCTCAAACCGTCCTGGGCGCCGCAAAGATGGTGCTTGAAAGCGGGCGCCATCCGGCAGAGCTGAAGGATATGGTCGCCTCTCCCGGCGGTACGACCATTGCCGGGCTGTATGCCCTGGAGCGCGGCGGATTGCGTGGGACCCTCATAGAGGCGGTAGAGGCGGCCACGATTCGATCTCGAGAGTTAGGCAGGAGATAATTCACCATGCCGTTTGTCGCCCACTTCATCGATGCATTTGCGTCCGTCCTGAATACCGTATTGTGGATCTACACCTGGCTCTTTATCATCCGGGCGCTGCTCTCCTGGGTCAATCCCGATCCGTGGAACCCGATCGTCCAGCTCCTCGCTCGCGCCACCGACCCGGTGCTGCGACCGATTCAGCAATTGATCCCGACATGGCGATTGGGGATCGATATCTCTCCCGTCATCGCGATCCTGGCGTGCCAGTTTATCCAGCGGTGGCTTGTGCCTTCCCTCCAAGAGCTGGCCTGGAACCTCCGCTGATGGTTGCCGTTCGGCAGGAGGGCGAGACCGCCTCCTTTCGTGTTCACCTGCAGCCGAAGGCATCCCGCGACGCGATCGTCGGCGAAGTCGATGGTGTCCTACGGCTCCGGGTAACCGCACCGCCGGTGGAAGGACGGGCCAACGAGGCCTGCCTCCGTCTGCTCGCCAAGGTCCTCGATTTGCCGGTATCCCGACTTCGAATCGTCGTCGGAACCCACGCTCGCGTGAAAACTATCCGGATCGTCGGAACCTCAGCCGATCTCCTCCGTACGGCACTCTGCAACCTGCTGGAGCCCCCAAAGCTGTAACTCTGGCAGAGATCGAGGCATACGCATCTCTCATCAAGCCGGAGCCAATCTTTCAGAACCTGCCGTGGAAGTGGGGATAGAGAACCCCACGACATCCTCGCCCCCATCTACCCCGATCACGTTACCTGTCATCCAGTAGGTCTCCGGACGGCTCAAGACAACGAGCGTTGCGGCAACGTCCTCCGGCGTAGTGAGGCGGCCGGAGGGATTCATCGCCAGCGCGGTCTGAACGATCTCCTGGCTTCCGGGGATCTTCCGGAGGGCCGGAGTATCGGTGACCCCTGCGCGGATAGCGTTCGCCGTAATCCCCAAGGAGGCCAGCTCCATCGCGAGCTGTCGGATGTGCGACTCGAGGGCCGCCTTAGCCGCCGATACGGCGCCATAGCCGGACCACACCCGCGTCCCGCCGGAACTGGTCATCGCATACACCCGTCCACCGCGAACCATCAACTTTCGCATCACCAGGTCCTGAACCCAATAGACGAGACTGTGCGCCATCACATCCAGGGTCATATCCATCTGGGCTTGGCTGATGGCGTCCTTGGGCGAAGGGGCGAGGAACGGCTTCAAGGTGCCGAAGGCGAGGGAGTGTAGTATCACCTTCACCGACGAAGGTTCCCCTCGACCGGCCAGGATCTTCTCCATTTGATCCAGGACGTCACGCCGTTTTTCCGGATCGGAGGCGTTCACGTTGAAGAACACCGCTTCCCGCCCCGCCTGTTTGATCTCGGTGATAATTCGGTCCACATTCGGCATGGTTGCCTTGCGGTCCAGGTGTATGCCAAAGATATGCATCCCTGCTTTGGCCAGGGCAAGAGAGGCGGCTCCACCGAAGCCGCTGGAGGCCCCCAGGATCAGGGTCCACCCCTGCAGTCCCGGACTCTTCGATTGTGTTGTCATGCACTCCTCTGCGCAGCCGCGCTTGGCTTAGGCTGATCAGGATGGGATGCGGAATCATGTCCCTTCGTACCAATCAGGCCAAGCTGGTACATGAGCCCCAGGAAATCATGCTGTGCCCATCGCTCCACGATCTTCCCGTCCTCGAACCGGTAGATGACAATACCGGTCATCTCCAGCCGCTTCCCGGTCGGCGAGACACCAAAAAGTTCGCCCGTATGCATTCCAGCCGCAGTCATTCTGACCACCACCCGGTCTCCCTCGGCAATCAGATCGTGAATAACGGGGTTGCCCTCTGGGGCCGCGGATGCAAAAGTCCTGAACGTCTGCTTGATCGCTTCAAGTCCGGGCTTGAGACCGGGAATCGGCGGCGGATCGTGGTAGACAAGATTGGGAGAGAAAAACTCATCCATCGCCGAGAATTTGAACCCTTCGGCGTAGAGGCGACGCACCAGACGCTTGTTGTCTTCCGTCGACATCTGACACCTCCCACACTGCTGTTGTATGCGCGGGGCTATGCGCCACATCCATCTGTGGCCTACGCGTTTATTACGGATTGCATTTCAGTCAACCAGAAAGTGTTTGGCAGGTCAAGAAATAAATTTGAAAAGGGCGATGCGTTGACAATCCGGATTCAGACAGTTATGATGGTGCATTTCTGATCCAGCAAAACGTAAACCGTCCTGTACTGGAGGGAACAATGATTGTCGTGGCAAATAGAGTGCCTGTCACAAAAGGGTATGAAAGCGAGTTTGAGAAGCGATTCGACAAGCGCTTGAGCGTTGTGGAGCGCATGCCGGGATTTATCCGAAACGAGATCCTTCGGCCTATCGTAGGCGATTACTATATCCTCATGACTCATTGGGAAAGCCGGGAGACGTTCGAAGCCTGGACCCAGAGCGAAGAGTTCAAGCAGGTCCACGCCAACTTGGCGCCCAAGGAGATGTGTCCCGGTCCCAACGGCTTCGAGATACACGAGGTCATCCTGGTATCGGAGAAGAAACCGTAGGGACGGACAGGGTCCTGGTAAGGGGGCTGCGCTAGGCCAGAGATTGGTACTGCATCTCATAGAGCCGGCTGTAGAGCCCGCCATAGGCCAGGAGTTCCTGATGCGTCCCCTCCTCCCGGATGCGCCCCTTGTGCAGGACGATAATCCGATCGACGAACTGGATGGTAGAGAGACGGTGGGCAATAATCAGGGCGGTCCGCCCGAGCAGCAGCTCTCTTAGCGCATCCTGAATCAGCAACTCCGTGGCCGTGTCTACCGAACTGGTCGCTTCGTCCAGGATCAGGATCGGCCTGTCGAAGGCCAACGCCCTGGCGAACGAGAGAAGCTGACGTTCGCCCTGGGAGAGCGTCGAGCCGCGCTCCTCCACAACGGCACGGAATGCGCCGGGCAGCCGCTCGATAACACCCTGGGCATGAACGCGCCGCGCCGCTTCAACCATCTGCGCTTCTGAGATAGCCGGATCGCCGAGACTGATATTGCGGGCAATATCTCCGGAGAAAAGAAAGACATCCTGCAGCACCAACCCCAGATGCCTTCGTAAGGTCCGCTTGTCCCATTCCCGCACGTCGATACCGTCGATGCGAACACTGCCGCGCTGGACGTCATAGAACCGGCACAGAGCTGAGATGATCGAGGTCTTCCCGGCGCCCGTAGCACCGACTAAAGCCACCTTTTCGCCCGGAGCCACCTTGAAGGAGATCCCCTTGAGGACCGGCTCTCCAGCCGTGTACGAGAGCCAGACATCCCTGAACTCGATCTCGCCGCGCAGGCGAACGGGGTGGGTGGGCGTGGCAGGTTCCGCCAGCGATTCCTGCACCTCGAGCAGCTTGAATACCCGTTCACTCGATGCCATTGCCGCCTGCAGGATGTTGTATTTCTCTGCCAGATCGCGGATCGGCGTGAAGAGGCGGTTTACATACTGGACAAAGGCGATGATGACGCCGGGGAGGACCCGTTCATCGAGGATCATGGCGCCACCCGCCCAGAGCACGAGGCCGATGGTGATGGCGCTGAAGAGCTCGATTGAGGGGAAGAAAACCGCATTGTACTGGATGCTCTTGATCAGCACATCCCTATGCTGGGTGTTGATCTCTTTGAACCTGCGGAAGTGACGCGCCTCCTGCCCGAATGCCTGGATGGTGGCCATACCGGAGATATTCTCCTGGAGGTACGCATTCATCCGGGCCAGGATCCGTCGGCTGTCGCGGTAGTTCTCGCGCGCCCGCTTGCGATAGGCGGCCGTCGCGGGCAGGATGAATGGAAAGGTAGCGAATGAGATCAATGCCAGGCGCCAGTCCAACGCCACCATGGCCACCGCGACCCCGATCAACGTCAGCAGATCGCCCAGTAGCGCGACGACCCCCGATCCGAACAGCTCGTTCAGGGTCTCCACGTCGTTGATGACTCTGGTCATGAGCCGGCCGACCGGATTCCTGTCGAAGAAGGCCAGATCCTGTCGTTGCAGGTGGGTGAAAAGCTGCACCCTGAGATCATGCATGGCCCGCTGGCCGGTAGACTGCATGGTGTAGCTCTGGGCGTATTGCGAGAGGAACCCGATGAGCACGGTGATCAGATAGGCCAGGACAGCGACATTTAGGCCGTGCAGGTCGCGGGTGGCAATGTAGGTATCGATCGCGATCTTGGTAATATACGGCCCAAGCAGTTGCATCCCTGTGGTCAGGAACAGAAGCAGCATGGAGACGACGATCCACCACCGATACGGCGCGAGGTACATGAGCAGCCGACGTATCAGTTGGGCATCGTAAGCTTTGCCCAGCAGTTCATCCTCCTGATGACCCTGCTCTGCCTTCACAGCCGCGCCCCTCCATTGTCGCTCAGGGCATCTAGCTCCCGAGTCAACAACTGCCGACGATACAGACGGTAGTAGTGACCGCGCAAGGTGAGTAGCGCTTCGTGGCTACCCCGTTCCACGATCCGACCATCCTTCAGGTAGATAATCTGGTCAGCCGCCATGACCGTCGAGATCCGGTGCGAGATCATGATCGCGGTCCGCCCGCGCATGAACCCTTTCAACTGTTCGAGGATCCGCTCCTCGGTCTCGGTGTCCACGCTGGAGAAGGCGTCGTCCAGGATCAGGATAGGCGGGTTCTTGATGATGGCCCGAGCCAACGCTGTCCGTTGTTTCTGGCCGCCGGACAACCTCACCCCCCGCTCCCCCAGCATCGTCTCGAATTGATGGGTGAACCCCTGGATGCTGGGTGTTAATTGGGCGAGATCGGCCGCCATCTCGAGCTCCTCCGATGTGGCGCCCCCGTTGCCGAATAGGATGTTTTCCCGGATGGTGTCGGAGAACAGAAAGATGTCTTGGGAGACCAGACCGATCGCGTGCTTCAGGGTCTGCAGAGGCAATTCACGCAACTCGATGT
Proteins encoded in this region:
- the proC gene encoding pyrroline-5-carboxylate reductase, with translation MLQGRTIGFVGAGNMAEAMIRGLLEAKLVTADQIIASDIVEAKRQQIQLRYGIQTVTEGRDVGLKASILALAVKPQDMEAALQGIAASVDQTKTIISIAAGITIAFIAERLPAKARIVRVMPNAPALVLAGAAGIAKGEHATAEDLQIAEAIFSAVGRVVVVEEKHLDAVTGLSGSGPAYVFLFVEALADAGVKVGLARDIAGLLAAQTVLGAAKMVLESGRHPAELKDMVASPGGTTIAGLYALERGGLRGTLIEAVEAATIRSRELGRR
- a CDS encoding YggT family protein; its protein translation is MPFVAHFIDAFASVLNTVLWIYTWLFIIRALLSWVNPDPWNPIVQLLARATDPVLRPIQQLIPTWRLGIDISPVIAILACQFIQRWLVPSLQELAWNLR
- a CDS encoding DUF167 domain-containing protein produces the protein MVAVRQEGETASFRVHLQPKASRDAIVGEVDGVLRLRVTAPPVEGRANEACLRLLAKVLDLPVSRLRIVVGTHARVKTIRIVGTSADLLRTALCNLLEPPKL
- a CDS encoding SDR family oxidoreductase; amino-acid sequence: MTTQSKSPGLQGWTLILGASSGFGGAASLALAKAGMHIFGIHLDRKATMPNVDRIITEIKQAGREAVFFNVNASDPEKRRDVLDQMEKILAGRGEPSSVKVILHSLAFGTLKPFLAPSPKDAISQAQMDMTLDVMAHSLVYWVQDLVMRKLMVRGGRVYAMTSSGGTRVWSGYGAVSAAKAALESHIRQLAMELASLGITANAIRAGVTDTPALRKIPGSQEIVQTALAMNPSGRLTTPEDVAATLVVLSRPETYWMTGNVIGVDGGEDVVGFSIPTSTAGSERLAPA
- a CDS encoding ester cyclase, whose amino-acid sequence is MSTEDNKRLVRRLYAEGFKFSAMDEFFSPNLVYHDPPPIPGLKPGLEAIKQTFRTFASAAPEGNPVIHDLIAEGDRVVVRMTAAGMHTGELFGVSPTGKRLEMTGIVIYRFEDGKIVERWAQHDFLGLMYQLGLIGTKGHDSASHPDQPKPSAAAQRSA
- a CDS encoding antibiotic biosynthesis monooxygenase, whose translation is MIVVANRVPVTKGYESEFEKRFDKRLSVVERMPGFIRNEILRPIVGDYYILMTHWESRETFEAWTQSEEFKQVHANLAPKEMCPGPNGFEIHEVILVSEKKP
- a CDS encoding ABC transporter ATP-binding protein, whose amino-acid sequence is MKAEQGHQEDELLGKAYDAQLIRRLLMYLAPYRWWIVVSMLLLFLTTGMQLLGPYITKIAIDTYIATRDLHGLNVAVLAYLITVLIGFLSQYAQSYTMQSTGQRAMHDLRVQLFTHLQRQDLAFFDRNPVGRLMTRVINDVETLNELFGSGVVALLGDLLTLIGVAVAMVALDWRLALISFATFPFILPATAAYRKRARENYRDSRRILARMNAYLQENISGMATIQAFGQEARHFRRFKEINTQHRDVLIKSIQYNAVFFPSIELFSAITIGLVLWAGGAMILDERVLPGVIIAFVQYVNRLFTPIRDLAEKYNILQAAMASSERVFKLLEVQESLAEPATPTHPVRLRGEIEFRDVWLSYTAGEPVLKGISFKVAPGEKVALVGATGAGKTSIISALCRFYDVQRGSVRIDGIDVREWDKRTLRRHLGLVLQDVFLFSGDIARNISLGDPAISEAQMVEAARRVHAQGVIERLPGAFRAVVEERGSTLSQGERQLLSFARALAFDRPILILDEATSSVDTATELLIQDALRELLLGRTALIIAHRLSTIQFVDRIIVLHKGRIREEGTHQELLAYGGLYSRLYEMQYQSLA